One region of Halomonas huangheensis genomic DNA includes:
- a CDS encoding Bug family tripartite tricarboxylate transporter substrate binding protein, whose product MKLNISKTLVGCSIALCASVLPFTAMADDYPNQDIRLIIPYGAGGPTDVIFRKIAREAEKELGVSIVPVNMSGAGATLGSRHVKDAEPDGYTILGGHDNIALSKIAGMVDYSYEAFEPVSRVTQTFNMPTTYPEHPVQDASEIPQYIEDHPGEVKFSMIPTSTDHFFWMQMFDAMGIDPADVKLISYPDTTEQMAALMAKEIDFTITNAACCASFYEDGTFRPLGVAHSERLSGSALEDIKTFHEMGVDMESATSRGIFAPKGTPQERIDILADAFETALENEELRTTLINELGSEPSFLAGQAYQDFLTENEANLTKVSKNIEF is encoded by the coding sequence ATGAAACTCAATATTTCCAAAACCCTGGTAGGCTGCTCCATCGCACTCTGCGCATCGGTGCTGCCTTTCACCGCGATGGCGGATGATTATCCCAACCAGGATATTCGCTTGATCATCCCCTATGGCGCCGGCGGACCTACCGATGTCATCTTCCGCAAGATCGCACGCGAAGCGGAAAAGGAGCTCGGTGTTTCGATCGTACCGGTCAACATGTCCGGCGCGGGTGCGACGCTGGGATCGAGACATGTAAAGGATGCCGAACCCGATGGCTATACGATCCTCGGTGGTCACGACAACATTGCCCTGTCAAAGATCGCGGGCATGGTCGATTACTCGTATGAGGCCTTTGAACCGGTCTCGCGTGTGACGCAAACCTTCAACATGCCCACGACTTACCCTGAACACCCCGTTCAGGATGCCAGTGAAATCCCGCAGTACATCGAGGACCATCCGGGCGAAGTCAAATTCAGCATGATCCCGACATCGACGGATCACTTCTTCTGGATGCAGATGTTTGACGCCATGGGTATCGATCCCGCGGATGTGAAGCTCATCAGTTACCCGGACACCACCGAGCAGATGGCGGCGCTGATGGCCAAGGAAATCGACTTCACCATCACCAACGCCGCCTGCTGTGCTTCGTTCTATGAAGATGGCACCTTCCGCCCCCTCGGCGTTGCACACTCCGAGCGATTGAGCGGCAGCGCACTGGAAGATATCAAGACATTCCACGAAATGGGCGTGGATATGGAATCGGCAACAAGCCGCGGCATCTTTGCTCCCAAGGGCACACCACAGGAGCGTATCGACATCCTCGCCGATGCATTCGAAACCGCACTGGAGAACGAGGAGCTGCGCACCACCTTGATCAACGAGCTCGGCTCCGAACCGAGCTTCCTGGCGGGACAGGCCTATCAGGATTTCCTGACCGAAAACGAAGCCAACCTTACCAAGGTGTCCAAAAACATCGAGTTCTAA
- a CDS encoding tripartite tricarboxylate transporter permease produces MADFFLHAFALVSSPSVLLLIVIGVLFGIIGGSVPGFTVTMAILVVFPFTFAMDPVSGVSLMVSVFVGGYSGGIVSGVMLGIPGTPSSITTVYDGYPMALRGEPGRALGIGVAASFIGTVISVAVLVFFGPLLASFSMNFRPWEISALIIFALTLVAGLSNGALLKGMLAAALGLLITTVGYDRNSNLRFDFDLPVMSSGFEILPVMIGIFAFSQLMDNIEKLREEKRTRSEAVPDISIPYGRIIRDIASQKTNTIRSSLIGSLIGALPGTGGTVANFISYDQAKKFSRHPERFGTGIPDGIIASEASNSAVAGGAFVPTLALGIPGDLPMAIMMGVLILHGITPGPLMFEQNPVLVGAIYASLLVGAVVMVLCQLLLVRWFARIALIPQQILVPAVLMLCAIGAYALNNNLFDIWVLFGFGIVGYLLWKAEVPLTPLILGVVLGNNLEQQLFRALDLDGNWLTFLTRPLSATFLALAVISVIFSLYQNRKIQQKAALNQ; encoded by the coding sequence ATGGCTGATTTCTTTCTTCATGCATTCGCCCTGGTCAGCAGCCCTTCTGTGCTGCTGCTGATCGTGATTGGCGTACTGTTCGGCATTATTGGCGGTAGCGTCCCCGGGTTTACCGTCACCATGGCGATACTGGTGGTATTCCCCTTCACCTTTGCGATGGACCCTGTCAGCGGCGTATCGCTGATGGTCAGTGTCTTTGTCGGTGGTTATTCGGGGGGCATCGTGTCCGGTGTCATGCTCGGCATCCCCGGAACTCCGTCATCGATCACCACCGTCTACGATGGCTACCCCATGGCGCTGAGAGGCGAGCCGGGACGAGCGTTGGGCATCGGCGTGGCGGCGTCCTTCATCGGCACCGTGATCAGCGTGGCGGTACTGGTCTTCTTCGGCCCGTTGCTGGCCAGCTTCAGCATGAACTTCCGCCCATGGGAAATCTCCGCACTGATCATCTTCGCCCTGACGCTGGTTGCCGGGCTTTCCAATGGCGCGCTGCTCAAGGGCATGCTGGCGGCGGCATTGGGCCTGCTGATCACCACCGTCGGCTATGACCGCAACAGCAACCTACGCTTCGACTTCGACCTGCCGGTGATGAGCTCCGGATTCGAGATCCTGCCGGTGATGATCGGCATCTTTGCCTTCTCCCAATTGATGGACAATATCGAGAAGCTGCGCGAGGAGAAGCGCACCAGGAGCGAGGCAGTCCCCGACATTTCGATTCCCTACGGCCGCATCATTCGCGATATCGCTTCCCAGAAGACCAACACCATTCGCTCTTCGTTGATCGGCAGTCTGATCGGCGCTCTGCCGGGTACCGGCGGCACCGTGGCCAACTTCATCAGCTACGACCAGGCGAAGAAGTTCTCTCGCCACCCTGAGCGGTTCGGCACCGGAATACCGGACGGCATCATTGCTTCCGAAGCCTCCAACAGTGCCGTTGCCGGCGGTGCCTTTGTCCCGACGCTTGCATTGGGCATTCCGGGTGACCTGCCGATGGCGATCATGATGGGGGTGTTGATTCTGCATGGCATCACGCCCGGGCCGCTGATGTTCGAGCAGAACCCGGTGCTGGTCGGTGCGATCTACGCCAGCCTGTTGGTCGGGGCGGTGGTCATGGTGCTGTGCCAACTGTTGTTGGTGCGCTGGTTTGCGCGTATCGCGCTTATCCCACAACAGATTCTGGTGCCTGCCGTGCTGATGCTGTGCGCCATCGGCGCCTACGCCTTGAACAACAACCTCTTCGATATCTGGGTGCTGTTCGGATTCGGCATCGTGGGCTACCTGCTATGGAAGGCCGAGGTGCCACTGACGCCATTGATCCTCGGCGTGGTGCTGGGCAACAACCTCGAACAGCAGTTGTTCCGTGCCCTGGACCTGGACGGTAATTGGCTCACCTTCCTGACTCGCCCACTGTCGGCGACCTTCCTGGCACTGGCCGTGATATCCGTCATTTTCTCGCTGTATCAGAACCGCAAGATCCAACAGAAAGCGGCATTGAATCAATAG
- a CDS encoding LysR family transcriptional regulator gives MTTHSSSGRQDATPSPSSMLGGSLEDLQAFCSVVELGSISAAARDLSETKGSISRRISRLEGRLGVALLARTPRAVSPTEEGMRFHGRAREALTLLADATEGARSARAAPQGLLRVTAPVDIGVDLLPPLVVEFHRQHPQIRVELVMTDTPLDLTAHRIDMALRAGGHDLPDMNYRASPIADLTISLHASPRYIEEHGLPEHPEDLQQHALVTSLSHQGTAPLILQRRGRRYEIENRAQLRTSDYASLARLLIAGGGIGPLPNLIARGAVERGELVEILPDMLVHDGKLHAITLRGLDAPVRVRLFREFLRESLMG, from the coding sequence ATGACCACGCACTCATCATCGGGAAGGCAGGATGCAACACCGTCTCCCTCTTCCATGCTGGGCGGCTCACTCGAGGATCTGCAGGCATTCTGCTCGGTGGTGGAGCTGGGTTCGATCTCGGCTGCGGCGCGTGATCTTTCCGAAACCAAGGGCAGCATCAGCCGCCGCATCAGCCGGCTCGAAGGCCGCCTTGGGGTCGCCCTACTGGCACGCACACCGCGCGCCGTCTCGCCAACTGAAGAAGGCATGCGCTTTCATGGCCGCGCCCGTGAAGCCCTGACTCTGCTGGCAGATGCCACCGAGGGCGCGCGTTCAGCGCGTGCCGCTCCTCAGGGGCTACTGCGAGTCACAGCACCTGTCGACATCGGCGTGGACCTGCTGCCACCGCTGGTGGTCGAGTTCCACCGCCAGCACCCACAGATTCGCGTCGAACTGGTGATGACCGATACCCCGCTGGACCTGACCGCGCACCGCATCGACATGGCATTGCGCGCCGGGGGCCACGACCTCCCCGATATGAACTACCGCGCCTCGCCGATCGCCGACCTGACCATCAGCCTGCACGCCTCACCACGCTATATCGAAGAGCACGGGCTCCCCGAGCACCCCGAGGACCTGCAGCAGCACGCCCTGGTCACCTCGCTCTCTCACCAGGGCACCGCCCCACTGATCCTGCAGCGACGCGGACGCCGCTACGAGATCGAGAATCGCGCCCAGCTACGCACCAGCGACTACGCCAGCCTGGCAAGGCTATTGATCGCCGGCGGCGGCATCGGCCCACTCCCCAACCTGATCGCACGTGGCGCTGTCGAACGTGGCGAACTGGTCGAGATCCTGCCCGATATGCTGGTGCACGACGGCAAGCTACACGCCATCACCCTGCGCGGCCTCGACGCCCCCGTGCGGGTACGGCTGTTCCGTGAATTCCTGCGCGAATCGCTGATGGGGTGA
- a CDS encoding DoxX family protein — protein sequence MIRITAGLLLMPHGAQKLFGWFGGYGISGTGQFFADTLGMHPGWLFALLAGLVEFFAGAALALGLLTRLAALGVVVLMSVALSVHIPNGLFWTNGGIEYPLMWGLVALAFVIGGGGRYSLDSRLGLRI from the coding sequence CTGATTCGCATTACCGCTGGCCTGTTGCTGATGCCGCATGGCGCCCAGAAGCTGTTCGGTTGGTTCGGTGGTTATGGCATCTCCGGTACTGGCCAGTTCTTCGCCGATACTCTGGGTATGCATCCTGGCTGGTTGTTCGCACTACTGGCCGGGTTGGTTGAGTTCTTCGCTGGTGCAGCGCTGGCATTGGGGCTGCTGACACGCCTGGCAGCGCTCGGTGTGGTGGTGCTGATGTCCGTGGCGCTCAGCGTGCATATCCCCAATGGCCTGTTCTGGACCAATGGTGGTATCGAGTATCCGCTGATGTGGGGACTGGTCGCGTTGGCCTTCGTGATTGGCGGTGGTGGTCGCTACTCGCTGGACTCACGCCTGGGGCTGCGTATCTGA
- a CDS encoding thiamine pyrophosphate-dependent enzyme — protein sequence MRCSASEALITFLSANGVDRIFCVPGESYLTALDAMYEHPTIDVVACRHEGGAGFMAVADARLTGRPGVLFTSRGPGSMNAAISLHAAQQDGVPLLAFIGHVTREELGRGAFQEVDYRQTFGDIAKGVFEVHSGNRMLDLVAQAWRLATNGTPGPVVIVLPEDMLADDIKMDASLPLPTPLKSGPTTTDLNAIQQRLSEAKRPLLLAGGQINTPEARAALRRVAELWGLPVLGTFKQQEVMANDHPNWVGQVGFVMPTLMTECLAQADLILAVGTRLGDISTQGYRFPAAPVPEQDVIHVYPDPDQIGRNIAPWMGVVADSGSFLTELGKLPAPTATDERQAWLDELSGNYRSLGKYVANTSVHGVDPGGVVTAVNRHAAADSVFCLDAGNFATWVHRYLVAHQGQRVLASASGAMGSGVPFAVSAGLRDPQGMVIAFLGDGGALMTCNELATAVHHGVNIKIIIMDNSLYGTIKGFQEKLFPGRQVGTSLTNPDFAAWAESFGVRGYTIDDDASIDNIVESALAHPGPAVIHVKQNPGRLTAFS from the coding sequence ATGCGATGTTCCGCTTCCGAGGCACTGATAACGTTCCTCTCTGCCAACGGTGTTGATCGAATCTTCTGCGTGCCTGGAGAAAGCTACCTGACCGCGCTGGATGCCATGTATGAGCATCCAACCATCGATGTGGTTGCCTGCCGCCACGAAGGCGGTGCGGGTTTCATGGCCGTGGCCGACGCACGGCTTACCGGAAGGCCGGGGGTACTGTTCACCAGCCGCGGGCCCGGCTCCATGAACGCGGCAATCAGCCTGCATGCCGCTCAACAGGATGGTGTCCCGCTGCTGGCCTTCATCGGTCATGTCACCCGTGAAGAGCTGGGCCGCGGCGCCTTCCAGGAGGTCGATTACCGCCAGACCTTCGGCGATATCGCCAAGGGCGTGTTCGAGGTCCACTCCGGTAACAGAATGCTGGATCTTGTCGCTCAAGCATGGCGGCTGGCGACCAATGGCACTCCCGGTCCTGTCGTCATTGTGCTGCCCGAGGACATGCTGGCCGATGATATCAAGATGGACGCATCGCTCCCGCTACCGACGCCATTGAAATCCGGCCCGACGACCACCGACCTGAATGCCATCCAGCAACGCTTGAGTGAGGCGAAGCGCCCGCTGTTGCTGGCGGGTGGCCAGATCAATACCCCCGAGGCCCGGGCGGCACTGCGCAGAGTCGCCGAGTTGTGGGGATTGCCGGTGCTTGGCACCTTCAAGCAGCAGGAAGTCATGGCCAATGACCATCCCAACTGGGTCGGCCAGGTGGGATTCGTCATGCCAACGCTGATGACAGAATGTCTTGCGCAGGCAGACCTGATCCTCGCCGTGGGAACCCGCCTCGGCGATATCAGCACTCAAGGCTATCGCTTTCCGGCAGCGCCCGTTCCGGAGCAGGATGTCATTCATGTCTACCCGGATCCGGATCAGATCGGTCGCAATATCGCACCGTGGATGGGTGTGGTGGCGGACAGCGGCAGCTTCCTGACCGAGCTCGGCAAGCTGCCCGCACCGACAGCAACCGATGAACGCCAGGCGTGGCTGGATGAGTTGAGCGGCAATTACCGCTCACTGGGCAAATACGTCGCCAACACCAGCGTGCATGGCGTCGACCCGGGCGGCGTAGTCACCGCAGTGAACCGACATGCGGCCGCGGATAGCGTGTTCTGTCTCGATGCCGGCAACTTTGCCACCTGGGTACATCGCTACCTGGTCGCCCATCAAGGTCAGCGAGTGCTCGCCAGTGCCTCGGGCGCCATGGGCAGCGGAGTACCCTTTGCCGTCTCGGCAGGGTTGCGCGATCCGCAAGGGATGGTCATCGCCTTCCTCGGTGATGGCGGCGCGCTGATGACCTGCAACGAACTGGCGACGGCCGTCCATCATGGCGTCAACATCAAGATCATCATCATGGACAACTCGCTCTACGGCACCATCAAGGGCTTTCAGGAGAAGCTGTTCCCGGGTCGTCAGGTGGGGACTTCACTGACCAACCCCGATTTCGCCGCCTGGGCGGAGTCGTTTGGTGTGCGCGGCTACACCATTGACGACGATGCGAGTATCGACAACATCGTCGAATCGGCGCTCGCCCATCCAGGCCCTGCGGTAATCCATGTGAAGCAGAACCCCGGCCGGCTCACCGCCTTCAGTTGA
- a CDS encoding DODA-type extradiol aromatic ring-opening family dioxygenase: MSSILNATPEQALPTLFLPHGAGPCFYMDWQPADEWLAMAEWLRQLPAQLGVKPRALVVISAHWQAQRFAINVQPCPELYYDYYGFPEHTYQLQWPVPGDPQLARQVAQYLAAAGLESVEESSRGLDHGVFVPLKLAFPEAEIPVVQVSLKQGLAVEEHLALGRALAPLREQGVLIVASGMSYHNMARLMRGGTQVDPDSQAFDQWLGESIALPAQQRDARLVQWSQAPGARAAHPEEEHLLPLMVAAGAAGDDPGTRIFQDQVMGSVQSAFAFGI, encoded by the coding sequence ATGTCATCGATACTGAATGCGACACCCGAGCAAGCATTGCCCACGCTGTTCCTTCCTCATGGTGCCGGGCCCTGTTTCTACATGGACTGGCAACCTGCGGATGAATGGCTGGCCATGGCAGAGTGGCTCCGGCAGTTGCCGGCACAGTTGGGCGTCAAACCGCGTGCGCTGGTGGTGATCTCGGCCCACTGGCAGGCGCAGCGCTTTGCGATCAACGTGCAGCCATGCCCTGAACTCTATTACGACTACTACGGCTTTCCTGAGCACACCTATCAACTGCAGTGGCCGGTACCGGGAGATCCACAACTGGCGCGTCAAGTAGCGCAATACCTGGCAGCAGCAGGGCTGGAGAGTGTCGAGGAATCCAGCCGAGGGCTGGACCACGGCGTTTTTGTACCGCTCAAGCTGGCCTTTCCCGAGGCGGAGATTCCGGTCGTGCAGGTATCGCTCAAGCAGGGGCTGGCGGTGGAGGAGCATCTGGCCCTGGGGCGCGCGCTGGCACCATTGCGTGAGCAGGGCGTGCTGATCGTTGCCAGTGGGATGAGCTATCACAATATGGCGCGTCTGATGCGTGGTGGCACGCAGGTCGATCCCGATTCACAGGCCTTCGATCAGTGGTTGGGGGAGAGCATCGCGCTCCCGGCACAGCAGCGCGATGCGCGCCTTGTGCAATGGTCACAGGCACCCGGTGCACGGGCCGCTCACCCTGAGGAAGAGCATCTTCTGCCGCTGATGGTGGCCGCCGGTGCGGCAGGCGATGATCCTGGCACGCGCATCTTCCAGGATCAGGTGATGGGCAGTGTGCAATCGGCCTTTGCCTTCGGGATCTGA